In a genomic window of Pedobacter sp. KBS0701:
- a CDS encoding valine--tRNA ligase, which yields MSISTKYNPAETEDKWYSYWLSKKFFHSEPDEREPYTIVIPPPNVTGVLHMGHMLNNTIQDVLIRKARMQGKNACWVPGTDHASIATEAKVVAMLKEQGIDKKDLSREEFLKYAWEWKEKYGGIILEQLKKLGASCDWDRTRFTMEEDLSAAVIDSFIHLYKKGWIYRGIRMVNWDPAGKTAVSDEEVIRKEVNQKLYYIKYLISGTEDQFLTIATTRPETIMADAAICINPNDERFVHLKGKKVFVPLVNHEIPVIEDEYVDIEFGTGCLKVTPAHDLNDYELGVKHNLPVTDILNDDGTLNELAVILVGEDRFVARKKIAKMLEEAGHLEKVEDYKSQVGFSERTDAAIEPKLSMQWFVKMKEMAQPALDDVLKGEVNLIPNKFENTYRHWMENVRDWNISRQLWWGQRIPAWYDDKGNWVVAKTKDEALEEFWKKKHLDESCSDAEKAGFKHQLEPFLRQDDDVMDTWFSSWLWPISVFDGFKNPENKDINYYYPTNDLVTAPEILFFWVARMIMAGHEFMGKKPFTNVYLTGIVRDKLGRKMSKSLGNSPDPIGLIEKYGADAVRVGMLMSSPAGNDLMFDESYCEQGRNFASKIWNAFRLVKGWEVDENLINPNTQAISWFENRFNEALVEIEANFKQYRLSEALMITYKLVWDDFCAWYLEMVKPAYQQPIDAESYKATIAFFENIIKLLHPNMPFITEELWHDDLFAERGEMDCCIVAEFPKGGTFDEQLLKDAEVIKTVVAEIRNVRNQKQISPKEALPLSIKVNSDLDYEKWLNMVFKLANVSEAEIVNDKIVGATAFMAGKDEFFIPLIENVDVEAERERLNADLVYLQGFLKSVDAKLGNERFVQNAKPEIIANERNKKADAEAKIKIIEESLAVLG from the coding sequence CCGAAGCAAAGGTTGTGGCGATGTTAAAAGAACAGGGAATTGATAAAAAAGACCTTTCGCGTGAAGAGTTTCTGAAATATGCCTGGGAGTGGAAAGAAAAATACGGTGGTATTATTTTAGAACAGTTAAAGAAATTGGGCGCTAGCTGCGATTGGGACCGTACCCGCTTTACCATGGAAGAAGATCTTTCTGCAGCGGTGATCGATTCGTTTATCCACCTGTACAAAAAAGGATGGATTTACCGTGGTATCCGCATGGTTAACTGGGACCCGGCTGGTAAAACAGCTGTTTCTGATGAAGAAGTGATCCGTAAGGAAGTAAACCAGAAATTATATTACATTAAATACCTGATTTCGGGAACGGAAGACCAGTTTTTAACGATAGCTACAACGCGTCCGGAGACGATTATGGCCGATGCTGCCATCTGTATCAACCCGAACGACGAGCGTTTTGTACACTTAAAAGGCAAAAAAGTTTTTGTGCCTCTGGTTAATCACGAAATTCCGGTTATTGAAGATGAATATGTAGATATTGAATTTGGAACAGGCTGTTTAAAAGTTACACCAGCACACGATTTAAACGATTATGAACTGGGTGTTAAGCATAATTTACCGGTTACCGATATCTTAAACGACGATGGAACTTTAAACGAACTGGCCGTTATTTTGGTGGGTGAAGACAGATTTGTTGCCCGTAAGAAAATTGCCAAAATGCTGGAAGAAGCTGGCCATTTAGAGAAAGTTGAGGATTATAAATCGCAGGTTGGTTTCTCTGAACGTACCGATGCCGCTATCGAACCAAAACTTTCGATGCAATGGTTTGTAAAGATGAAAGAAATGGCGCAACCTGCTTTGGATGATGTTTTGAAAGGCGAAGTAAACCTGATCCCGAATAAATTTGAAAATACATACCGTCATTGGATGGAAAATGTGCGCGACTGGAACATTAGTCGCCAGTTATGGTGGGGACAAAGAATCCCGGCCTGGTACGACGATAAAGGAAACTGGGTAGTAGCCAAAACTAAAGATGAGGCCTTAGAAGAATTCTGGAAGAAAAAACATTTGGACGAAAGTTGTTCGGATGCTGAAAAAGCAGGGTTCAAACATCAGTTAGAGCCGTTTTTAAGACAGGATGATGATGTAATGGATACCTGGTTTTCATCATGGTTATGGCCAATTTCGGTTTTCGATGGCTTTAAAAACCCTGAAAATAAAGATATCAATTATTATTACCCAACCAATGATCTGGTTACCGCGCCGGAAATTTTATTCTTTTGGGTGGCACGTATGATTATGGCCGGACATGAGTTTATGGGCAAAAAACCATTTACCAATGTGTATTTAACGGGTATTGTGCGTGATAAATTAGGCCGTAAAATGTCTAAATCGCTGGGTAACTCGCCAGACCCGATTGGATTGATTGAAAAATACGGTGCAGATGCGGTACGTGTGGGAATGTTAATGTCGTCACCTGCTGGAAACGATTTAATGTTCGATGAAAGCTACTGCGAACAGGGACGTAATTTCGCCAGCAAAATCTGGAATGCTTTCCGTTTGGTAAAAGGATGGGAAGTTGATGAAAATCTAATTAACCCCAATACTCAGGCCATTTCCTGGTTCGAAAACCGCTTTAACGAAGCTTTGGTAGAAATTGAAGCTAACTTCAAACAATACCGCTTATCAGAAGCATTAATGATCACTTACAAACTGGTTTGGGATGATTTCTGTGCCTGGTATTTAGAAATGGTTAAACCTGCTTACCAACAGCCGATTGATGCCGAAAGTTATAAAGCTACAATTGCCTTTTTTGAAAATATCATCAAATTATTGCATCCTAATATGCCTTTTATCACTGAAGAGTTATGGCATGATGATTTGTTTGCCGAACGCGGAGAAATGGATTGCTGCATTGTGGCCGAATTTCCGAAAGGCGGAACTTTTGATGAGCAATTATTGAAAGATGCCGAGGTAATTAAGACTGTGGTAGCCGAAATTAGAAATGTAAGGAACCAGAAGCAGATTTCGCCTAAAGAAGCGTTGCCGTTAAGCATTAAGGTAAATTCTGATCTTGATTATGAAAAATGGTTAAACATGGTGTTCAAATTGGCCAATGTATCAGAAGCGGAGATTGTAAACGATAAAATTGTTGGTGCAACAGCTTTTATGGCAGGTAAAGATGAATTCTTTATTCCATTAATCGAAAACGTTGATGTAGAGGCTGAACGTGAGCGTTTAAATGCCGATTTAGTATATTTACAGGGCTTTTTAAAGTCGGTTGATGCTAAATTGGGTAACGAACGGTTTGTCCAGAATGCAAAACCCGAAATTATTGCCAATGAACGCAATAAAAAAGCCGACGCTGAAGCAAAAATCAAAATTATTGAAGAAAGTTTAGCGGTTTTAGGCTAA